In one Capra hircus breed San Clemente chromosome 22, ASM170441v1, whole genome shotgun sequence genomic region, the following are encoded:
- the CNBP gene encoding cellular nucleic acid-binding protein isoform X2, translating into MSSNECFKCGRSGHWARECPTGGGRGRGMRSRGRGFQFVASSLPDICYRCGESGHLAKDCDLQEDACYNCGRGGHIAKDCKEPKREREQCCYNCGKPGHLARDCDHADEQKCYSCGEFGHIQKDCTKVKCYRCGETGHVAINCSKTSEVNCYRCGESGHLARECTIEATA; encoded by the exons atgagcaGCAATGAGTGCTTCAAGTGCGGACGGTCTGGCCACTGGGCCCGGGAGTGCCCCACTGGTGGAGGCCGCGGTCGTGGGATGAGAAGCCGTGGCAGAG GCTTCCAGTTTGTCGCCTCGTCTCTCCCAGACATCTGCTACCGCTGTGGCGAGTCTGGCCACCTTGCCAAGGACTGCGACCTTCAGGAGGATG CCTGCTATAACTGCGGCCGAGGCGGCCACATCGCCAAGGACTGCAAGGAGCCCAAGCGGGAGCGGGAGCAGTGCTGCTACAACTGCGGCAAGCCCGGCCACCTGGCTCGCGACTGCGACCATGCCGACGAGCAGAAGTGCTACTCCTGCGGCGAGTTCGGGCACATCCAGAAGGACTGCACCAAGGTCAAGTGCTACAG GTGTGGCGAAACTGGTCACGTAGCCATCAACTGCAGCAAGACGAGTGAAGTCAACTGTTACCGCTGTGGCGAGTCAGGGCACCTTGCGCGGGAGTGCACGATCGAGGCCACAGCTTAA
- the CNBP gene encoding cellular nucleic acid-binding protein isoform X1 — protein MSSNECFKCGRSGHWARECPTGGGRGRGMRSRGRGGFTSDRGFQFVASSLPDICYRCGESGHLAKDCDLQEDACYNCGRGGHIAKDCKEPKREREQCCYNCGKPGHLARDCDHADEQKCYSCGEFGHIQKDCTKVKCYRCGETGHVAINCSKTSEVNCYRCGESGHLARECTIEATA, from the exons atgagcaGCAATGAGTGCTTCAAGTGCGGACGGTCTGGCCACTGGGCCCGGGAGTGCCCCACTGGTGGAGGCCGCGGTCGTGGGATGAGAAGCCGTGGCAGAGGTGGTTTTACCTCGGATAGAG GCTTCCAGTTTGTCGCCTCGTCTCTCCCAGACATCTGCTACCGCTGTGGCGAGTCTGGCCACCTTGCCAAGGACTGCGACCTTCAGGAGGATG CCTGCTATAACTGCGGCCGAGGCGGCCACATCGCCAAGGACTGCAAGGAGCCCAAGCGGGAGCGGGAGCAGTGCTGCTACAACTGCGGCAAGCCCGGCCACCTGGCTCGCGACTGCGACCATGCCGACGAGCAGAAGTGCTACTCCTGCGGCGAGTTCGGGCACATCCAGAAGGACTGCACCAAGGTCAAGTGCTACAG GTGTGGCGAAACTGGTCACGTAGCCATCAACTGCAGCAAGACGAGTGAAGTCAACTGTTACCGCTGTGGCGAGTCAGGGCACCTTGCGCGGGAGTGCACGATCGAGGCCACAGCTTAA